The sequence TGGGTGCTTTCTTTTTAGAATAAATCATGTTTAATCCTTATTTTTATTATTTTTAATTTTATTTCAGTTTAATTACTATTTTTTTATTATCTTTTTTTATAATACCTCAAATTTAACTGGTTTTTCCTTAAAATATCCTTTCAAGTAATTTAATCTATTTTTATAATTATTTTCATATAGATAAATATATTATATATTTTGAATATACCTACATATACTTAAAAGATCAAGAGGTAATTAGATGAAGATTTTATCAATTAGTGATATTCATGGTGAAAAAAATGATGATTTCATTAATTATTTGAAAAATAATCAGGATATAGATTTGGTTTTAATTAATGGGGATATAACTAATTTCGGTCCTTTGGATTTTGTAGACGAATTTATAAGCAGTATTTCAGATTTAGGTTTTGATGTTTTTGCAGTTCCTGGAAATTGTGATCCTAATGGAATCTGTAATGCAATCACGGATACCGATGCTGTATGTCTTCACAATCAGATTATTGCATATGGTGATGTAATCATCTTCGGATTTGGAGGTTCTAATAAAACACCATTTGACACTCCTGGAGAATTCCACGATCAGCATCTATATGACAATGTTAAAGAGTTGTTTGCTGAATATGATTTTATGGCAAATGACAAAGTACCTAAAGTAAAAATATTACTTACCCATGCACCTCCTTTAAACACTGAGGCAGATAAAATACCTGATGGAACTCATGTTGGAAGTAAAGCATTAAGGGATGTTATTGAAGAGTTTAAACCAGATATTAATTTATGTGGACATATACATGAAGCAAGATCAAAAGATAAAATTGGAGATACCATTGTTGTAAATCCAGGTATGCTTAAAGAAAACTATGGATGTTTAATTAATATTGATGATGATACTTTAAACTATGATGTAGATTTAATCTCATTTAAAGAATAAAAATTATTTTTTAATTTTTTATTTTTCTTTATTTTCAACAATGCATTTTTTATTTATTTTGGAATGATTTTTTAATTGTTCATTAATTTTTTATTTTTTTCTTATTTTCTCTTATCCTGCTTATTTTCTTTTATCTCATATTTTTTAATTGTTCATTAATTTTTTATTTTTTTCTTATTTTCTCTTATCCTGCTTATTTTCTTTTATCCCATATTTTTTAATTGTTCATTAATTTTTTATTTTTTTCTTATTTTCTCTTATCCTGCTTATTTTCTTTTATCCAGTATTTTTTAATTATTTACTAATTTTATTTTTCTTATTTTCTCTAACCTTGTGTTTTTTAATTATTCTTTAATTTTTTATTTTTTTATTATTTTTATTTAAAAAAAGTATTTTTATCATTTACTGTATATTTTTTTTCATTTATTTTAAACAAAGTACTATTTATTTTTATTTTATTTCTTATTTGGATTTATCAATTTAGAATTATTTAGTAAATTTTATTAATGATTGTATTAAAAATATTATTGATTATTGTTTGATAATTTTATTTTTTGTTAAAGAATTAGAATGTTGTGATAAAATGATTATGGTACAAGGAGAAGTTAGTGGTAAGAAATATACAGAACCTTTTTCTAAAGGCGTTTTGTCACGTTCTTTAACTAGGGCTGAAATGGATTTAACCAAAGCTTATGAAGTTGCCGCATGTATTGAAACTAAAATAAACGATTTGGGTCTAGATATTGTAACGAGTGATCAATTGGCTGAAATGATAGTTGAACAGCTTGAAGAAACTGATCCTGATATTGCCGAAAAGTATATTAATTGGAGGAAAATCACTAAATGTCAAGAACCTTTAATTATTTTAATTGCAGGGGCATCTGGTGTTGGAACTTCGTCTATTGCTTTTGAAATAGCTAACAGATTAGGTATCCGTAATATGATTAGTACGGATATGATCCGTGAGGTAATGCGTAAAATCGTTTCAAAGGATTTATCTCCAGTTATTCATGAATCTAGTTATACTGCATATAAAGCTATGAGGATTCCGTCACCTCCGGAATTTGATGAAGTTATTGCTGGATATAAAGATCATGTTGATACTGTAGCTGTAGGTG comes from Methanobrevibacter boviskoreani JH1 and encodes:
- a CDS encoding metallophosphoesterase family protein; the encoded protein is MKILSISDIHGEKNDDFINYLKNNQDIDLVLINGDITNFGPLDFVDEFISSISDLGFDVFAVPGNCDPNGICNAITDTDAVCLHNQIIAYGDVIIFGFGGSNKTPFDTPGEFHDQHLYDNVKELFAEYDFMANDKVPKVKILLTHAPPLNTEADKIPDGTHVGSKALRDVIEEFKPDINLCGHIHEARSKDKIGDTIVVNPGMLKENYGCLINIDDDTLNYDVDLISFKE
- a CDS encoding 2-phosphoglycerate kinase, whose amino-acid sequence is MIMVQGEVSGKKYTEPFSKGVLSRSLTRAEMDLTKAYEVAACIETKINDLGLDIVTSDQLAEMIVEQLEETDPDIAEKYINWRKITKCQEPLIILIAGASGVGTSSIAFEIANRLGIRNMISTDMIREVMRKIVSKDLSPVIHESSYTAYKAMRIPSPPEFDEVIAGYKDHVDTVAVGVDAVIERAIDEGISIVIEGVHIVPGFIKQELLDKDNVILFTLQVSDEEVHKSRFYSRSSQMWARRPLKKYLENFGSIRKIQRYIVTQSEKYNVPVIENVTIPGTIDFMIKSITKTYGGIANDGEH